The DNA window TATTTTAGTCGATTAAGTCAATGTGTTTATTCTGagcttattttataataaaagtacagtctatatacttttgttgctaagcaacatgacataaaaactATAGTTGGCATACACCgttaccaaaacgcactggcttttctatgtATTAGAATTTGTTATATGAGGAACCACTTCTTTTGTATGTGGTTTCTTGctagcttgcctcattaaaaagatgtgcaCCTTCGTGGATAAGATAAGTAATACCCAAATGCGCATCGTCTGGGTTCACTTCGTAtgagtgcaaaatttcaggtttctaagcTATTTTCTCTTGGAGCTGTTGCAGTCACATGTTCTCTTCTATGAGGGGTTTTGCTCGCTTGCCACGTATAAAGATGTTGAAACACGCACGTACGTGGATAAGTGATAATACCCAGATGCACACTCTTAGGGTTCACTTAGTATGTGTGTTAAATTTCTGATTTCTAGATTCTTTCCTGCTGGAGCTATGGTGGTTACACATATTCGGCCTTTTATTAGTATAAGCGTTAAATACACTGCCTAAACTTTGGCTTGAAtgtctcacaaagctacacgaaggctgtctgcgctagtcatccctaatttagcagtgtaaaattagagggaaggcagctagtcatcaccacccaccgccaactattgggctactcttttaccaacgaagagtgagattgaccgtcacattataacacccttacggcttaaagggcgagcatctttggtatgacggagatctTACATgagtattttaaaactatacttGTCAATGTAAAGAATGATTTGCATATCAGggttatacttttaaaaattatttaaccgATTAATAAAGTGAGTTATTTATCTAGACTAGATTTGGAGATTTCTTTGAATGACTTGAAAGCAAAGTTGTTCGATATAACCGCAAAGAAAAAGCTGCGTACTTTTGTCTACACCAAATATAAATACAAGAGATATGTGGGTGTGCTTTTAACTAAATGTACGTTACACAGATAGTGGGGTTATTTTGCAGTAAGTATGAATAAGAGACATATGAATGAAGATACTGGACCAAGAGGGATTTACCAGTAACGGGTGTCCAGTCAGTTCATAaccttaattaataaatatctgtAATACCTATTTAATTTGTTCTTGAACATGATACAAATATACGAAATAGGTAGGTGTCTTCCTTTtaatatatcagttcaaaataagaaACAGTAAGAACATAGAAACCTCGTGTGGCTTGGCGCGAACATCGAAAACAAGGAAATAAATGAAAAGCAAAaatggtaaactaaaatataataaagtaaaaatagtaaattCCTTTCTTCCTAACTACCGGGcgcggcatagccaggtggttagggcgctcgactcgtactccgcgggttccaatctccgtcacaccaaacatgctcgccctttcagccgtgaaggcttataatgtaacgatcaatcccaatattcgttggtaaacaagtagcccaagagttagcgatgggtggtgatgatttgctgtcttccctcttgtgtcacactgctaaattagggacgactagcgcaaatagcccgcGAAAATTCATAAGGTCTTAAAGAGTAGAAGTGAGAAAAGCATTTCTTGTACAATATGgtgtaaaaatacaaacaaacatctgAACCAACTTACTTCACTAAAGTAATATCTTAACTTCTTAATATTAAACATGACGCTTATGTACAATTATAGATATTTTAGGCACCTGTAATTCATTAtttgcaaagaaaataaaaagaatataaaaatataaatataatgatatatctttaaatattatcaaataaaaataaatagataacgaACTAGCCCTCTAATAATTTCAAACTGTTCACTTGTTTCTGCAAAACAGATTCTTACCCTAGTTGATGTATAATTGAAAAGAATGGCTATCTTCAACGATATCTAAATTCTGCTATGCAGTTATTTACCACTCGTGACTTTACAAGGTTTTTTTTCgcatttatttttctgtgtttttttctttGGATTACATTATAAGAtttgatgttttctttattttatggtGGCTGACATCTTTATGATTCTTATGTATGATaacgtgttttttattttgtatgattattATTACCACAGAATATATGttagttttatactgttgttgttttttatgtaatatatttctttctatGCTGTCTTTATTTTTAGGGTGCTTCGTGAGCCAATTGGACGGATGTATTTTTCTGGAACAGAGACTGCCACCTACTGGTCGGGTTACTTGGAAGGGGCCATTGAAGCTGGTGAACGTTCTGCACGAGAAGTTTTGAACGCAATGGGACTGCTTTCAAGTCACTTGATATGGCAAGAGGAAACTCCTTCAGACGTAAGTTTCTATCCAACAGTCGCTTATCATACCTGGCGTAAGTTACTTAATCATATGGAAGAACTAAGTTGTTTAGGTagtttggcatggccaggtggttagggcttgcgactcgtaatttgagggtcgtaggttcaaatccgcgtcacgccaaatatgctcgtgAGGACGTTATCATGTGATAATCAGTCCtactatgtgttggtaaaagaatagcccaagaactACATTTCTTCTCGTCTTACATTTTTAAACGAGATGGTTaatgcagacagccctcgtgtagctttttgcgaaattcaaaacaaacaaacaaattgtttaattatcaaacttaatttttcataaaGAACTCGTACATAGGATACctgtaatttttcttttgtagtttagtaacattttataacttaaaaattttgttttattgtacaaatcttgaaaaatattttatgaacaccCATTGAATTAATCGTCCGTTTTTTAACAATGATTACTTCTACTAAtactatttatttcatttttagattATTCCTAATAAACCATTTGAAGCCAGTTTTTTGGAACGTAACTTACCGTCAGCACGAGGATTATTGAAGCTGATAGCGGTGTCAACCATTCTTGAAGTGGCGGCAGGTGGCGCGTTCTATTACTCAAGATTTATCAGGAAATAAATTACTATCAATTTGGAAAAGAAGAAACCTTTATAATGATATGTTAtactttcatttaaatttttacttatatccttcttttgtattcttcggtattgaaatattttgacgtcaaaattttcataaatacaaCTTATGAACGTAATGAGTTACATCCGTCTAGAATTCTAGATGATGTTAAATGTTAGTTGAATTGATTATGTCCAGATGGCGTCTGTTGTAAACGATATGATTTGTAGGCTAagaatgaaaaattattattcaaacaaatcgaataatttgtaatttcataaGCTCTGTAACAGTGTACAAGAGTTGTAATGAAAATAGCTCTCAACATCCGCTACATACAAGTGAATGTTGTACTTATAATCggaaattagaataagaataaaaaccaGTGTTACTAAACAAGAAGTAATAAAGATAAGTAGTAAGCATTTTTAGTaactatatttcattgttttcttaaaaccgtcattattagtttactataaaactttttaatatgCGCATTAGATTACTATGTGGAAAGCATAATTTTACAAGGTTTAGTACAAtatcgattcttctcggtggactcagcatatagctcgatgtggttttgctgtaagaaaacacacacacacactcctcgAAAATCTTTAGTAATGAACTGCATCATTAAAGGTTGAATAACTACTAAAATCTTCGAGATAGCTTTCAGTTAAACCTACAATTTTAGTTGTTAGTCTGTAAAGTTACCACTGGCCTACCAGCAGACACGTTGTTTTCTACCGGTTAGTAGCTGGAAAACACTAAATTTATATCGGACCAAAGCCTTTCATTGGTTAGTGTATAAAATCGTTGTAACATTACAGGGAGATAAATCACAATATCAATAACAGAACAAGAAAAGTGAAGCATATACATCACATCACATGTATATTAATTGTTAGAAAAGTATTGTTGTAcagaagaaataaacaatagaGTAAAATATGGACATATATtccgtttggtttggtttgaatttcgcgcaaagctagccgtccttaatttagcagtgtacgactagggggaaggcagctagtcattactacccaccgccaactcttaggctactcttttaccaacaaatggtgggattgaccgtcacattatatcgcccacggctgaaagggtgaggatgtttggtgtgacgcgaggagtcgaacccgcgcccctcagattacgagtcgagtgccttaaccacctggccatgccgaaccccaTATAATAAGTAGTGTCTTGTAAAACTATTCATCCCTTGCAAAGTTTCACATTCCAATGCCTTCTTAGCTTGCAACCATGAAACTTTTAAATGGGGCTTTATATGTAGCATTTACACAGTCTACTCCAAACTGAGAAAAACTAATGAAAACTGATATTATGTGAGTTAGATTATCAAAACAGAAGAATTAGAATGTTCTCAATTGCACAAGAATTCAACCTCTTTCCTTCTACAATCCCAAATCAAATCAAATGCAAAATATTGGTTTGAAAGGTCACAAAATGAGTGTAGTGATCAgagtaaatgtatctgttcaCAACCCACATAGTGATACAACAAACCATCCGTGAAGACCAAGGACATTTCCAAACAAATCAGGAATAAAGTAGTAAAGAAGTTCAGATCAAGAAATGGTTACAAGAAAAACTTAAAGTCGCTGATTATCCCTTTGAGTACAGTGATGTATATCATTAAGAAACGGGATGTGTTTCATACCACCCAGATCAAGCCATCCTTCCAAACTGAGTAGATAGGCAAGCAGGAGTCTGGTTAGGGATTCCTCCGTGAAGTCAACAGCGACAGAAAAATGGTGTAAGTTCCATCTCCGAGATGGGAGTTAATGTTCATACATCGACAATATCCCAGTCTCTTTACAAAGCTGGTCTGTATCGACTAGTAGAATCAAAGAAGCCATTACTGAAAAAATCGTCCTAAATCTCGTATAGAGTTTGCGACAAAGCACGTATATGTTAATGTAAACATGTGGCAGAATGTTTTGTGGTCAGTCGAgacaaaaattcagatttttgGTCTATATTCAAAGTACTAATTCCGGTGCAAGCTCAATACAGCACATCATCTGGTCAGTGCTATTGTAGCTGTCAAGCATGGTGGTGGCATAATCATATTATTGGAATGATGCTTCTCATCACCAGGGATTTGGAAGCTCGTCAAAATTAAGGGAAAGATGGATAGTGCAAATTACAGGCTAATCCTAGAAAAAAAAACCTGCTCGAGTCGACCAAGAATATAAAACGTGGTCAGAAAATcacatttcagcaggacaatgagTCAAGGCACAAGGCCAAAGCTACAATGAagtggtttcaaaagaagaaaatgaatgtCTTGCAATGATCCAGTCAAATTCCTGACTTGAATCGAATAGAAAATTTAGGCGAGGCTTTAGTATTGCAGACCATCAATGATTTGTTAGGAATGGAGTAATTTTGGTAAGAagaatgggcaaatttgcaccaTCCAGTTGCGCAAAGCTAGTATAGACCTGTCGAAAAAACTCAAAGCAGTAAATTGCTGCCAAAGCTGCTTCCACCAATTACTAACTTAGGGACTGAATATTTATGGAATCagaaaatttcaatttatatattttatttgcaggGTTTGCTGCCATTAATTCTCTTTCGCACATAACAGCGTTAAGTTTGATCattagagttttgaataaaaacaagttcattataaaaattatttaaactgttcTTTGACATTATTAGAAAGTGGTGAATACTCTTGTAAGGCATTGTAATACGTTGATGAAATAAAGTGAATGTGAATGAATTGAAAAACAAGATCAACGTATTTCGAAACAACGGGacgaaaataaaatttcatattcaCAGCCGTCAAACGAAAAAACGTCAAATTAACGTTACAGCAAATACagtatttacaattttaaaaatagtttttaatactttagttttttttatttcgcgcaaagctacacgagggctatttgtgctaccgatccctaatttagcagtgtaagactagagggaaggcagctagtcatcaccacccaccgccaactcttgagctactcttttaccaacgaatagtgggattgaccgttacattataacgcccccacggctgagagggcgagcatgtttggtgcgacgaggactagaccgccttaacccatctggccatgtcgggccttttttctttttttattactaatGGGGGAGAAGATTCCTGTGATATAAATAAGGCGCTGTTATTCTCGTCCATGTGAGAAATGTTCAACTGGCCCAGATGTTAAGACAGTCAGTCCCTTGGTGGGTTAGTGGTAATTTTAGAGatttatattactaaaatataaggTTCGATTCTTCGTGGTGTGTTGAGGACAGATAGGCCATTACGTGACCTGGCACTACAAACAGCAACCTTAGCAAACTACTTTAATATCTGAGGAATGAGTCTGATATTCTTATTACTGGCTGATTTCTTTCTTAAAAACATTCTGATATACAGTCTTTTGTAGGTGGAAGTGGAGCAGAAATTCACCTACCATAGAATACAGCAACCTATTGCTGCCATAGATtacctttattaaaaaaaacaactaatattgcTTCCATTAACactttaactttcatttttagTGAATTATCTCAATAAGTTTCAATCAGTATAATTAAAAATCTGGTTAAAAATCATAGCATACATACAAACACTGTAATACAAGAAAAGGTTTCATCGTATGTATTTAAGATAACTTCTTTAGTTATTGCGAT is part of the Tachypleus tridentatus isolate NWPU-2018 chromosome 4, ASM421037v1, whole genome shotgun sequence genome and encodes:
- the LOC143248313 gene encoding amine oxidase [flavin-containing] B-like, which translates into the protein MGEQYSGGCYTGTCPPGFLTCYGRVLREPIGRMYFSGTETATYWSGYLEGAIEAGERSAREVLNAMGLLSSHLIWQEETPSDIIPNKPFEASFLERNLPSARGLLKLIAVSTILEVAAGGAFYYSRFIRK